The DNA segment ATACAATGTACAAAATATAATTCAGAAACATGCCCTATGAATCATTCCATGATGCCATAGACGTGTGGTTGGTTTTAAACGCTTTTTATCCTGCAACTGCTGCGAGACCTGCTTGTCTTTCACGAATCACTCACTTGCTCAAAAATGAATAGAAGGAATTGAACTAAGTTTTACATGGACTGAAAAGTTGAATAGTTTTGATGAGGGTAAAACACGGAGGAATTATAGGGAGTCctctaaaatgtttttgtttcattacaaaaaatTGGAGGAATATCCTTTCGCCGTTTCAAAACGGCTTTGCGTCTGTGCCAATCGAGACAGATCGCACATGTATACAACAACAGCCGTCAATGCTCTACTATTTGAATTGTtatcccagaagcaggaatattaaccttgaagttttagtccAGTTTCTGCATTAGTTTCAGAGATAGTAACTACCTTACCCAGaaatttctaagttcaaaaggaaacataattatgcaaaatacatgtcaggacCTATTTTTATTTACCCAAAGAAACgtggtttcaattcaatatttgcattagttttgagatagtaacttgcatacaaaacgttaaccaggattttctaagtccaaaaggggagcatactttggccaaaatgcatgccAGAATTATGGGACTTAATGCGTTCACCttttttataaccccgaaggcacatgtgaagtttcagtccattatctgcattagttttagagatagtaacctgcatgcaaaacttaaagacctgctccagtcctacctttcaTCCTTTAATtatcactgaaaaagcatgaaaatcctggctatgaacagtgacgcctgtcaaaaagaatctatttctttttaattctatataaaatacctgcgGTTTTGCGTGCTATAGTGTGGCACGTGGTCGTTAACTGTTACTTATTATAATCATGGattgcatacacacaacagaatttgaatagccgcggagcagggctttaaccaGGAGATTCTACATGTAAGTCCAAAGGGGGgaataatttagtcaaaataaatgtcagagtctTAGGACTTTAACCAAGGCGTGAcgctgacgctgacgccgacgccatggcgagtagaatagctctgaccagtcaagctaaaaactaacTTAATTAATTTACTGGTGCACAGACGGAAAACTGGAATAACTATAAAAGACATTGAAAAAGCTGGGTTTGGTTTGTTCAATGACACTGTGATTTCccctttaaaaatataaatttaagccAAAAATGATATTCACACAACTTTATTCATTAACAGCCGACTTTGTAGTTcataaataataacataaacgTTACAACATTACGTTTATCCAATCAACAACCCTCTCATGTAGTGTAAATGTCATGTATCACAGGTACAATACGGTTCCTCCAGTTGTTCTGTTGTTGTATTTTGGAAGAAGTATTAGCCGAGCGCCGGCGTCTTGGTTAAACCATGAAAATCTCTTCTTTGTCATCGACGTGTCTCTTTCAACCGGTCTTATTctacaaattaaatacaaaatgtattcaagTAATTTATTCAAGATAAGCATACAAGCGTTTGTTTTCAAAACTGCAATAATGTTGGTTCAATTCCCGACTTGGGCTTTTTTTTCATCTGACATTTTTAAGATAATCTTGAAACAAAACCTAATATACTAATGTTTATAATCGGTACAGACTTCTAAAGAAAGACCAAAATCTAGAGGTCAGTAACCTTAAGATCTTTTTGAGACATAGAACGTAACCAAACAAAAAATTACGTGCGATAATTACGATGgagtctgttcataaaaggtatatatatagtaataaaaCACCTCTTCAATGATAAATTGACTGCACTCCACGGCCCTTAAGAACTAGATCAAGGTCTAACGTTACGAAGGTTGCCTAATCCGGTGACCTCTTTGGCAAATGTATAGAAAATCTTACGAAAGTGACAAACCTTGTATCAAGCTGCAAAATATTAGGAAGTCTATGCATATTCTTAAAATCAACGTGGTCATTTTTTCTCAATGCTTGTCTGCCGATACTGGTGTTTGGCTGGTATTTGGATGTCCTCAGTTTTTCCATCCTCTTGGTATCTGGCTGTAGATTAAATATGGAAGCAGAGCTATCCGTGGGCTTGTTGAGAGTTCCATCTCGCTGGGCGTACGAGGGTCGTGCCCATATATCTACCAAGAAAAAATGACATACAAATGTAATACACACAAGCTATCAATAAACTGAGCAAACGATTCCCTGTTCCATACACTTTAAAACAATACtacttcttttaaaatttaaacaacttgcctaaaatgaaaattaagagacatttttttatatactaCCTGCACAAATTAACTAACTGTAGAAATTATGTACGTTTTGTTATGTGATACTCAGAGCACCgaatgttcattagggaagttcactcaagttttttctgtaacgttgacgaaagcataaaatatgtggagtatctctgcaatatgaaatattgagataatgtgATTGTGCATGATGGAAGATAAAagttaccgcttgttcaatatgcttggtaccCAATCACCGAACTGATGATACCGAACTGCGCGATTTatgtgagaaatgtacgattgaaatgggctAGTGATGACCATTgctcttatagtatacctaggggtagggtataacatgtacggttgcattttctttctgttctggtgccagtggtctaatataacatttacttcgactgtcaatgttttattttgtagacAATATCAAAgtcctttttcaaaagtatttttcttttaactttattaAGGTTTTGTGTTTAACATGGTCATCTATGTACTCCCAGTAATGAAATATGGTTAACTTAAATGTATTTCTCAAACATAGGTGTATTGtatcattttgacagctctactttcactttcattttgcaatttttgcaacgttttgaaatgtacatagTTTGTAATAGTTTCAAcactgggagtacctggagaaatatgttaggcacacaaaAAGTAGAtacataatgtcaaaatatttttgaaaatttgaaaaaaaagaaaaaagtttggtATTTTCTACGAAACAGAATGTGAGCAAGCAAATATAGAAGAGAAAATTAATTATATCGAACAGAACATCCTCTATAGAAAGGCAATTCTGCTTATTCTGAACACtttggtatacattttatgaaaaacggCCTAAAACATGAAAGTAATGaaaattcacccgaggggcagtttcaaaacactttacatgaaccttaaagaGATTTCATTAAAGTGTAATTGTTTATGACATGCATTTTTAAGGAATATGCCTGCATACATACCCCGGCCTCCTCCCCTATCCCCAAGTTTGTAAAGAAAACTAGTTCACACTTTTATGATCATGATTGCAAAGAAACTCTATGCATACGGGTACCATGAAGTGTAGGTGAGCGAGACATTTTTTCCGAGATAGACGAAGATAAGGGCACCTATACACCTACCCATCCTTCCACAGTTGTGGTGCGAACCACTAGCATAATTTTACAATGATTCCAATTATATTCATAAATATAATCATCGTTAATAAGAGTGGCCATTTTTTTCTGAGATGAACAAAAATGGGGGATACCCATGCCTTTTCCCCTCTAAAGTTTATTGCGCTTACTAGTGCTACTTCCAAAGTTATCAATTTGTTCCAAGGAAACTTCGCACACACGACCTCCATGAAGTGAGGATGTAC comes from the Mercenaria mercenaria strain notata chromosome 9, MADL_Memer_1, whole genome shotgun sequence genome and includes:
- the LOC123547076 gene encoding uncharacterized protein LOC123547076, which gives rise to MSILRKTKMSSNTAIYLIVCLVVSLLISADGKNIWARPSYAQRDGTLNKPTDSSASIFNLQPDTKRMEKLRTSKYQPNTSIGRQALRKNDHVDFKNMHRLPNILQLDTRIRPVERDTSMTKKRFSWFNQDAGARLILLPKYNNRTTGGTVLYL